In Bacillus toyonensis BCT-7112, a single window of DNA contains:
- a CDS encoding helix-turn-helix transcriptional regulator yields MYEKTTKEITMLANRISSIRTFQKSFLHLIRKVIDFEAACFTIIDPISFLSTGAFTDASVEKIHPQLFMNEFLDDDFNKFKYLSEHSPHVAALSMATNGEQKKSSRYRNILKPASFGDELRGVCISKGKCFGHLSLFRGSTSPVFHIDDCKYLATIVPIAGEALKKAFPIPFSEEKVIGTGTIILSEDFNLLYWNQDGSDWLSNLRKYEQLNIKEIPRPIRAVCSKVKANEYNVDCIRREEKVCIPLAYGHFLIIRASKLECTSSFQAGYVVLFERARPEEIFPLIMEVYSFTTREKQVVRKILTGMSTKELAQELCISIYTVQDHLKSIFEKTGVSSRNELVWEVFSRFCFDVDK; encoded by the coding sequence ATGTATGAAAAAACAACGAAAGAAATTACAATGCTAGCGAATCGTATAAGTTCTATAAGGACATTTCAAAAGTCATTTCTCCACTTGATTCGTAAAGTTATTGATTTTGAAGCCGCTTGTTTTACAATTATAGACCCAATTTCTTTTTTATCTACTGGGGCATTTACGGATGCAAGTGTTGAAAAGATTCATCCACAATTGTTTATGAATGAATTTCTAGATGATGATTTTAATAAATTTAAATATTTATCAGAACACTCACCTCATGTTGCTGCTCTTAGTATGGCGACAAATGGTGAGCAAAAGAAAAGTTCTAGATACCGAAATATTTTAAAACCAGCAAGTTTTGGAGATGAATTAAGGGGCGTTTGTATAAGTAAGGGGAAATGTTTTGGGCATCTTAGTTTATTTCGAGGGAGTACCAGTCCCGTTTTTCATATCGATGATTGTAAGTACTTAGCAACGATAGTCCCAATTGCTGGAGAGGCTTTAAAAAAGGCATTTCCTATACCTTTTTCAGAAGAGAAGGTGATAGGGACAGGCACGATTATATTAAGTGAGGATTTTAATTTATTATATTGGAATCAAGATGGCAGCGATTGGCTCTCAAATCTTAGAAAGTATGAACAGTTAAATATAAAAGAAATACCAAGACCAATACGAGCAGTTTGTTCGAAAGTAAAGGCTAACGAATATAATGTAGATTGCATACGGAGAGAAGAAAAAGTTTGTATACCTTTAGCCTATGGACATTTTCTAATCATTCGGGCCAGTAAGTTAGAATGTACAAGTAGTTTTCAGGCTGGTTATGTTGTTCTTTTCGAAAGAGCAAGACCAGAAGAAATCTTTCCGCTTATTATGGAAGTTTATAGTTTTACAACACGTGAGAAGCAAGTAGTACGTAAAATTCTTACAGGTATGTCGACAAAGGAATTAGCCCAAGAACTGTGTATATCTATATACACAGTACAAGATCATTTAAAATCCATTTTTGAAAAGACTGGGGTAAGTAGTAGAAATGAACTTGTGTGGGAAGTTTTTTCGAGATTTTGCTTTGATGTTGATAAATAA
- a CDS encoding class I SAM-dependent methyltransferase, with amino-acid sequence MNWNDTTVSSYEQRIPLKIPSYYTLYDMINHFLFTTLPKEHINPNLLVIGAGGGQEILSIGKQNSNLSFTGVDPSESMLQLAKKRIENEGVQNQIHFVHGTVHSLLPNSLFDTATCMLVLHFIPTIEEKKELLHEISRRLKPDAPFFLSTINGVPHTSMFSAQLNAWQNYMIQNQIPLEDWDRFENSFETDIFPISENNLLAIMEECGFTQINRFFTSFLIDGYVAIKQ; translated from the coding sequence ATGAATTGGAATGATACTACCGTAAGTTCATATGAACAAAGAATTCCATTAAAAATCCCAAGCTATTACACCCTATACGACATGATAAATCATTTCTTGTTTACTACACTCCCTAAAGAACATATCAATCCGAATTTACTAGTTATAGGTGCTGGAGGTGGACAAGAGATCCTCTCAATAGGTAAACAAAATAGCAATTTATCTTTTACAGGTGTTGATCCATCTGAAAGCATGCTACAGTTAGCTAAAAAAAGAATTGAAAACGAAGGCGTACAGAACCAAATTCACTTCGTACATGGAACTGTCCATTCATTATTACCAAATTCGTTATTTGACACCGCTACCTGTATGCTTGTTCTTCATTTCATCCCAACTATTGAGGAGAAAAAAGAGCTTCTTCATGAAATTAGTAGGCGCTTAAAACCTGACGCTCCATTCTTTCTCTCTACAATAAATGGTGTACCCCATACAAGTATGTTTTCTGCGCAATTGAATGCTTGGCAAAACTACATGATACAAAATCAAATTCCATTAGAAGATTGGGACCGGTTTGAAAATTCTTTTGAAACAGACATATTTCCTATTTCCGAAAATAATCTACTTGCTATTATGGAGGAATGTGGATTTACTCAAATCAATCGCTTTTTCACTAGCTTTTTAATTGATGGATACGTAGCAATAAAACAATAA
- a CDS encoding alpha/beta hydrolase — protein MNTTIEKQQIITSNTEQWKMYSKVEGKEYQIHISKPRQPAPDSGYPVIYVLDGNAFFQTFHEAVKIQSVRAEKTGVSPAVIVGIGYPIEGAFSGEERCYDFTPSVISKDAPLKPDGKPWPKTGGAHNFFTFIEEEVKPQIEKSFAIDKGKQTLFGHSLGGLFALHILFTNVNAFQNYFISSPSIWWNNRSVLEKEENLINELNNAKFETGVFLTVGSLEREHMVVGANELSERLLQVTHDKLKFKFYEAEGENHASVVPTSLSKGLRFISQV, from the coding sequence GTGAATACTACTATTGAAAAACAGCAGATTATTACATCTAATACAGAACAGTGGAAAATGTATTCAAAAGTAGAGGGTAAGGAATATCAAATTCATATTTCAAAGCCGAGGCAACCAGCACCGGATTCAGGATACCCTGTCATATACGTATTAGATGGCAATGCCTTTTTTCAAACATTTCATGAAGCGGTTAAAATACAATCAGTAAGGGCTGAAAAAACAGGTGTTTCACCAGCCGTTATAGTAGGTATCGGTTATCCAATTGAAGGAGCATTTTCAGGAGAAGAAAGATGCTATGATTTTACACCTAGCGTAATTTCAAAAGATGCTCCTTTAAAACCAGACGGTAAACCGTGGCCTAAAACAGGAGGAGCACATAACTTCTTTACTTTTATTGAAGAAGAAGTTAAACCGCAAATTGAAAAAAGTTTTGCGATTGATAAAGGAAAACAAACGTTATTTGGGCATTCGCTAGGTGGCCTATTTGCTTTACACATACTATTTACAAACGTAAATGCCTTTCAAAATTATTTTATTAGTAGTCCATCTATTTGGTGGAATAACCGATCTGTACTTGAAAAAGAAGAGAACCTTATAAATGAATTAAACAATGCTAAGTTTGAAACAGGGGTATTCCTTACAGTTGGGTCACTAGAACGAGAGCATATGGTTGTAGGTGCAAATGAATTATCAGAGCGACTTCTCCAAGTAACACATGATAAACTTAAATTTAAGTTTTATGAAGCGGAAGGGGAGAATCACGCATCTGTTGTCCCAACGTCTTTAAGTAAAGGATTGCGATTTATTAGTCAAGTGTAG